Proteins encoded together in one Miscanthus floridulus cultivar M001 chromosome 16, ASM1932011v1, whole genome shotgun sequence window:
- the LOC136509960 gene encoding transcription factor WRKY45-2-like has product MAMASMPACAATEFVAKGRESAAVLKAMLGQLPAVVGAGATTPHGLRDLAEQILRCCDRALAALHSGTGTEEAASSSRKRKPEREGRLAAPPAATGSKRMRMSRGERGTRVEKKGTMEDGFIWRKYGQKDINGSSYPRLYFRCTYKDDRGCMARRQVQQSDTDPGVYLITYFDEHTCCRDDDAVEPPAPFVIDFGLSAASSDDQPSGSPWPSSCDDDGPVEMHTSALRSSPEEELRSGTSCNVAEFIVEQSTPVPELMGMMHLPEWDPMDGCLVWEIGKGESSFNIDGFVSYDFDYIDLL; this is encoded by the exons ATGGCGATGGCAAGTATGCCGGCCTGTGCGGCAACTGAGTTCGTGGCCAAGGGGAGGGAGTCGGCTGCCGTTCTGAAGGCCATGCTTGGCCAGCTTCCTGCGGTCGTTGGCGCAGGGGCAACGACGCCCCATGGTCTCCGGGATCTGGCCGAGCAGATCCTCCGCTGCTGCGACCGAGCTCTGGCAGCCTTGCACAGCGGCACCGGCACGGAGGAGGCTGCCAGCAGTTCTAGGAAGCGCAAACCGGAGCGGGAGGGTCGCCTGGCTGCTCCCCCTGCGGCGACGGGATCCAAGAGGATGAG GATGAGCCGTGGAGAGAGGGGAACACGAGTTGAGAAGAAAGGAACAATGGAGGACGGCTTCATCTGGAGGAAGTATGGCCAAAAGGACATCAACGGCAGCAGCTACCCCAG GCTCTACTTCCGCTGCACCTACAAGGACGACCGCGGCTGCATGGCCAGGCGGCAGGTGCAGCAGTCGGACACTGACCCCGGCGTCTACCTCATCACCTACTTCGACGAGCACACCTGCTGCCGCGACGACGACGCTGTCGAGCCGCCAGCGCCATTCGTCATCGACTTCGGTTTGAGCGCCGCCAGTAGTGACGACCAGCCCAGCGGTTCGCCTTGGCCGTCGTCCTGTGACGACGACGGCCCGGTGGAAATGCACACATCAGCTTTGCGCAGTTCACCGGAGGAGGAGTTGCGGTCTGGCACGTCGTGCAATGTGGCTGAGTTCATCGTCGAGCAGTCAACGCCGGTGCCAGAGCTGATGGGTATGATGCACTTGCCGGAGTGGGATCCTATGGACGGATGCTTGGTCTGGGAGATCGGCAAAGGCGAGAGCTCCTTCAACATTGACGGTTTCGTCAGTTACGACTTCGATTACATTGATCTGCTTTAA
- the LOC136511130 gene encoding uncharacterized protein produces the protein MPLATQQAQMMHSHVITIPALLHGTRCYVDASIKPDQQNSNPRPAGLGVFILNFQEQTPQAIYVKARLGDCSSVIMAEAASLVLASAVGHNLNLSGVNFLSDYEQLVHFLNKNDISNPPDWRIKYHTQTFANFTRSSSSNITFANFTRNIFKVHRRLNTIVDALARQAVQHSTFQNSDLEFSCSLEHHMPHCNVLQALQSVGLTGVTILAARCC, from the coding sequence ATGCCTCTTGCAACACAGCAGGCACAAATGATGCACAGCCATGTGATTACTATACCGGCCCTGCTTCATGGTACAAGATGCTATGTGGATGCATCCATCAAGCCAGACCAACAAAATTCTAATCCTAGACCGGCTGGATTGGGTGTATTCATCCTCAATTTTCAGGAACAGACACCCCAGGCGATCTACGTCAAAGCCAGGCTTGGTGATTGCTCCTCAGTGATCATGGCGGAGGCTGCTAGTCTCGTCCTTGCCTCTGCAGTCGGTCACAACCTCAACCTTTCAGGTGTTAACTTCTTATCGGACTATGAACAGTTGGTTCACTTCCTCAACAAGAATGATATCTCCAATCCGCCTGACTGGAGAATCAAGTATCACACACAAACCTTCGCCAACTTCACAAGAAGCAGTTCATCCAACATAACCTTCGCCAACTTCACAAGAAACATCTTCAAGGTCCACAGGCGCCTCAACACCATTGTCGACGCTCTGGCCCGCCAAGCTGTGCAACATTCCACTTTCCAGAACTCTGATCTGGAATTCTCCTGTTCTTTAGAGCATCATATGCCTCATTGCAATGTTCTACAAGCACTACAATCTGTAGGCTTAACTGGTGTAACAATACTTGCAGCGCGTTGCTGCTAA